In one Ferroacidibacillus organovorans genomic region, the following are encoded:
- the bshA gene encoding N-acetyl-alpha-D-glucosaminyl L-malate synthase BshA, translating to MRIGISCYATLGGSGAVATELGKALAARGHEVHFIVSGIPFRLGLYQENIFIHEVETASYPVLHSSPVDLALAAKMADVIKHYDLQILHVHYAMPYAVCAFLAREMLYNHPVRIVTTLHGTDITVLAEDPLLRRLIRLGIERSDLVTAVSNSLIEQTIELFGPRQSMIKISNFVDLQLYKRSTKNEWRKRFSPNGEKVLMHISNFRPVKRVSDVLKTFFKVRETLPAKLILIGEGPDLDAAWRLSEEMGMARDIHFLGKRDEVVALLSAADLLLLPSEKESFGLVALEAMACGVPVIGSLAGGIPEVVEHGKTGLLSPIGDVDDMAKNARALLTNDRLWSAYSRAARARAAQFSASEIVAGYERLYECLIESSQCLEEAEKGSA from the coding sequence TTGAGAATCGGCATAAGCTGTTACGCAACGCTTGGCGGTTCGGGGGCGGTTGCCACAGAGCTTGGAAAAGCGCTCGCAGCCCGCGGACACGAGGTGCATTTTATCGTTTCCGGGATCCCGTTTCGTCTCGGGCTGTATCAGGAAAACATCTTTATTCACGAAGTCGAGACGGCAAGCTATCCTGTGCTTCACTCATCGCCAGTAGATCTTGCACTCGCCGCCAAGATGGCCGATGTCATCAAACACTATGACCTTCAGATCTTGCACGTCCATTACGCCATGCCTTATGCCGTGTGTGCGTTTCTCGCGCGCGAGATGCTCTACAATCACCCTGTGCGCATTGTGACCACACTGCACGGAACGGACATCACGGTGCTTGCAGAAGATCCACTCCTGCGCAGACTGATCCGCCTTGGCATCGAAAGAAGCGATCTTGTCACGGCTGTATCTAACAGTTTAATTGAACAGACCATTGAGCTGTTTGGCCCGCGCCAGTCAATGATCAAGATCAGCAATTTCGTCGATCTCCAGCTCTATAAGAGGTCGACAAAAAATGAGTGGCGAAAGCGCTTCTCGCCAAACGGCGAAAAGGTGCTCATGCATATTTCTAATTTTCGTCCAGTAAAACGCGTGAGTGATGTGCTAAAAACGTTTTTTAAGGTGCGCGAAACGCTTCCTGCCAAACTGATCTTGATAGGAGAAGGTCCGGATCTTGACGCGGCGTGGCGCTTGAGCGAGGAGATGGGCATGGCGCGCGACATTCACTTTCTTGGCAAACGCGATGAAGTGGTGGCGCTTCTCTCTGCAGCCGATTTGCTGCTGTTGCCGTCGGAAAAAGAAAGTTTTGGCTTAGTCGCTCTTGAAGCCATGGCGTGCGGCGTACCTGTTATCGGATCGCTTGCAGGTGGCATTCCAGAAGTTGTCGAACACGGAAAAACTGGTTTGCTCTCCCCGATTGGCGATGTGGATGACATGGCCAAAAACGCGCGCGCACTGTTGACAAATGATCGTCTGTGGAGTGCTTATTCGCGTGCGGCGCGCGCGCGCGCGGCGCAGTTCTCGGCAAGTGAAATCGTCGCTGGCTACGAACGCCTTTATGAGTGCTTGATCGAGAGTTCTCAATGCCTGGAAGAAGCGGAAAAAGGGAGTGCATAA
- the mgsA gene encoding methylglyoxal synthase translates to MRIALVAHDAKKEDLVNFTIAYERLFQGHELYATGTTGKRILEATNLHIHRFQSGPLGGDQQIGALIAENRLDLLIFLRDPLLAQPHEPDIIALLRLCDVHAIPVATNVATAEILIRGLWRGDFLWRDVVKEEQERAEGEAR, encoded by the coding sequence ATGCGCATTGCGCTTGTTGCCCACGATGCAAAAAAAGAGGATCTCGTCAACTTTACGATTGCCTATGAACGCTTGTTTCAAGGTCACGAATTGTACGCGACAGGCACGACTGGCAAGCGCATTCTTGAAGCGACGAACCTGCACATCCATCGTTTTCAAAGCGGACCGCTTGGCGGCGACCAGCAGATCGGCGCGCTCATCGCCGAGAATCGATTGGATTTGCTGATTTTTCTGCGCGACCCGCTACTCGCGCAACCGCACGAACCAGACATCATTGCTCTTTTGCGGCTGTGCGACGTGCACGCAATCCCAGTCGCCACAAATGTCGCAACCGCAGAAATTCTCATACGCGGGCTTTGGCGCGGAGATTTTCTGTGGCGCGACGTAGTCAAGGAAGAGCAGGAACGTGCGGAGGGAGAAGCGCGTTGA
- the dapB gene encoding 4-hydroxy-tetrahydrodipicolinate reductase, which produces MIRTAVAGPRGKMGRETVRALMQAEDIELVAVIDRRATLHEMQIPVYEDPLQCFTEERVDVLVDFTHADASRAILSRAIEAGVSPVIGTTGFRDDELKAYDYALKNAKLGGLYVPNFAIGAILMMQMAEVASRYFNHVEIIEYHHEQKRDAPSGTAKRTAERIEHAFDARDLHREIPIHSVRMPGFIAHQEVIFGGEGERLTIRHDSMSRESFMQGVLLAVRKVRSLSGLTIGLDHLLR; this is translated from the coding sequence ATGATCCGAACCGCCGTGGCGGGACCGCGAGGGAAGATGGGACGCGAGACGGTGCGCGCGCTTATGCAGGCAGAGGATATTGAATTGGTCGCCGTCATCGACCGCAGGGCAACGCTGCACGAGATGCAAATTCCCGTCTATGAAGATCCGCTACAGTGTTTTACGGAAGAACGCGTCGATGTCTTGGTTGACTTTACACACGCAGACGCGAGTCGCGCGATCCTATCGCGTGCAATTGAGGCAGGTGTGTCTCCGGTCATCGGAACGACCGGATTTCGCGACGACGAACTGAAGGCGTATGACTACGCACTAAAAAATGCCAAACTCGGCGGTCTGTACGTTCCGAATTTCGCGATCGGAGCGATTCTCATGATGCAAATGGCAGAGGTCGCATCCCGCTATTTCAACCATGTAGAGATCATTGAATACCACCATGAACAAAAGCGGGATGCCCCGTCAGGTACGGCTAAACGCACGGCAGAACGCATAGAACACGCGTTTGATGCGCGGGATCTGCACCGTGAAATTCCTATCCACAGCGTTCGTATGCCTGGCTTCATCGCTCATCAAGAAGTCATTTTTGGCGGCGAAGGCGAACGACTGACTATCCGTCACGACTCGATGTCACGCGAGAGTTTCATGCAAGGCGTTTTGCTGGCGGTAAGAAAAGTCAGGTCGCTTTCCGGCCTTACCATCGGACTCGATCACCTGCTGCGTTAA
- a CDS encoding nucleotide pyrophosphohydrolase — MARTLSDVQRDVDEFISQFEEGYFHPMTLIVRLTEELGELAREVNHHYGEKKKKATEPEGSIALELGDMLIVMACLANRLNLSLDDAHTAVMEKFRTRDANRFTRKDVKQ, encoded by the coding sequence ATGGCACGCACGCTTTCCGACGTTCAACGTGACGTGGATGAGTTTATCTCGCAGTTTGAAGAAGGATATTTTCATCCCATGACCTTGATCGTGCGGCTGACCGAGGAGTTGGGAGAATTGGCGCGAGAAGTCAATCACCACTACGGAGAAAAAAAGAAAAAAGCGACGGAACCCGAGGGATCGATCGCTTTGGAACTGGGAGATATGCTTATTGTCATGGCGTGTCTTGCGAATCGACTCAACCTGTCTCTTGATGACGCACATACGGCCGTCATGGAAAAATTTCGGACGCGCGATGCGAACCGCTTTACACGAAAGGATGTCAAGCAATGA
- the ylbJ gene encoding sporulation integral membrane protein YlbJ, which produces MPTRRKHVSGLLLAILVVLFTLALVIYPEQGFTAGIAGFKVFWDVVFPSLLPFFILSELLLGLGVVNALGVMLEPLMRPLFSVPGVGAFALSMGLAAGYPMDAVITARFRKNGLCSRIEGERLLAFTNTADPLFMFGAVAVGMFQDKALGILLALAHYASSFLVGLTFKLYGRREEKSARPTARTDRHPQILKRAYQEMIRARVEDNRPFGKLLGDSVNDSIRTLLMIGGFIVFFAVFIKVLAIAGIAAIIGVPFVLLFHVLHMNTSLVQPLVSGIFEIDIGSAATASASAALIQKVSVVSAIIAWSGLSVHAQVASVLTQTDIRMRPYFIARVYHAVLAAVLTYFFYQAGLGHSLAFVPRAISVMAPLSAGPVAHWSMTGIALATACALLALSLLVSLLIHLLRDSRIAAWYAKP; this is translated from the coding sequence TTGCCAACCCGCAGGAAACATGTGTCAGGGCTGCTGTTAGCGATCCTCGTCGTCCTTTTTACCCTTGCGCTTGTGATCTATCCAGAGCAAGGTTTTACGGCAGGAATCGCCGGGTTCAAAGTGTTCTGGGACGTGGTCTTTCCCTCCCTCCTCCCTTTTTTCATCCTCTCAGAATTGCTGCTGGGCCTTGGTGTTGTAAATGCGCTTGGCGTGATGCTAGAGCCGCTGATGCGACCACTTTTCAGTGTGCCAGGCGTCGGGGCGTTTGCGCTGTCGATGGGCCTTGCGGCTGGTTATCCAATGGATGCTGTCATCACGGCGCGGTTTCGGAAAAATGGACTGTGCAGCCGCATTGAGGGAGAGCGGCTTCTTGCTTTTACAAACACGGCGGACCCGCTGTTCATGTTTGGCGCAGTCGCAGTTGGGATGTTTCAGGATAAGGCACTTGGCATCCTGCTCGCACTCGCACACTACGCGTCATCTTTTCTGGTGGGACTGACGTTCAAACTCTATGGACGGCGCGAAGAGAAAAGTGCGCGACCGACTGCGCGAACCGATCGACATCCGCAAATTTTGAAACGCGCGTATCAAGAAATGATCCGGGCGCGGGTAGAAGACAATCGTCCCTTTGGGAAACTGCTCGGCGATTCCGTCAACGATTCGATACGAACCCTTCTCATGATCGGCGGATTCATCGTCTTTTTTGCCGTATTCATCAAGGTTCTCGCAATAGCCGGAATCGCAGCGATCATTGGCGTGCCGTTTGTCTTGTTGTTTCACGTGCTGCACATGAACACCTCGCTTGTACAGCCGCTGGTCAGCGGTATTTTTGAAATCGACATCGGCTCGGCCGCTACGGCGAGTGCCTCTGCCGCCCTGATTCAAAAAGTGAGCGTTGTCAGCGCGATCATCGCGTGGAGTGGACTGAGTGTCCATGCACAGGTGGCAAGCGTGCTCACACAGACAGATATTCGCATGCGTCCTTATTTCATCGCGCGTGTCTATCACGCAGTCCTGGCGGCTGTCTTGACGTATTTTTTTTACCAGGCAGGGCTCGGTCACTCACTCGCCTTCGTGCCGCGCGCAATCTCTGTGATGGCTCCGCTGTCGGCAGGCCCTGTGGCGCACTGGAGCATGACGGGAATCGCGCTGGCAACCGCTTGTGCACTTCTTGCTCTGTCTTTGCTGGTGTCACTTTTGATCCATCTTTTGCGCGACAGTCGAATTGCCGCGTGGTACGCAAAACCGTGA
- a CDS encoding undecaprenyl-diphosphate phosphatase, with the protein MTSIQAVVLGIIQGLTEFLPISSSGHLVILERLLHIKSNLTFDVLLHLGTLLALLLYFKTAVCELLRHPTSLLMRRLIAGSIPTFVIGYVFEDAVASAFSSGATLGLEFVITGLLLLISESLAMRAPAAERRMIPPVASTKNKRLVSYRQAVLMGIAQGAAVFPALSRSGLTISAGLGLGLTREEAVRFSFLLSIPAIAGATVYEFFKAPMHWNVSGILFTAFW; encoded by the coding sequence TTGACTTCCATTCAGGCCGTCGTCCTTGGCATCATCCAGGGACTCACGGAGTTTCTGCCGATCAGCAGTTCTGGCCATCTTGTCATTTTGGAGCGATTGCTCCACATCAAGAGCAATCTCACATTCGATGTGTTACTTCATCTGGGGACGCTTTTGGCACTGCTCCTCTATTTTAAAACGGCAGTCTGCGAGCTGTTGCGGCATCCAACCTCGCTTCTCATGCGTCGCTTGATCGCAGGGAGCATCCCAACGTTTGTCATCGGCTACGTGTTTGAAGACGCTGTGGCATCCGCTTTTTCAAGCGGCGCGACCCTTGGTCTTGAATTTGTGATCACAGGCCTTCTTTTGCTCATCAGCGAAAGCCTCGCCATGCGCGCGCCCGCCGCAGAGCGCAGAATGATCCCGCCAGTTGCTTCCACCAAAAATAAACGCCTCGTCTCTTATCGCCAAGCTGTCTTGATGGGGATTGCCCAAGGTGCGGCTGTTTTCCCCGCGCTGTCACGCTCCGGCCTCACCATCAGCGCCGGATTAGGCCTTGGCCTAACGCGCGAGGAGGCCGTGCGCTTTTCCTTTCTGCTCTCCATCCCGGCAATCGCCGGCGCAACCGTTTATGAGTTTTTTAAAGCTCCCATGCACTGGAATGTTTCTGGAATCTTGTTCACAGCCTTCTGGTGA
- a CDS encoding YkvI family membrane protein, translating into MLRSGWRQALQIAATYIGTIVGAGFASGQEVWQFFTRYQTGSMLAIGFAAFLFFVLGTYIMNLGQRLDAPSLGALLLKLLPTKVAESLQGALLALLFALTVAMLAGGGALLYEQFGVNPWIGSLATAVIALITLLFGMNGILSANSLIVPAMFLLVMIVTSHSMMNPPSATMSFPQTPDDHWHRLSLFLSALTYTGFNLGLAMPVLIPLGRVTKKKNTLRAGAFLGALGLFTMLAVMNGALAQNAGLMSREIPLLELARGLGRYIVFPFALALWAEIYSTLIANLFGLTHEIRRITGMREQTILIILLALALLFSQIGFGQIVRIGYPLFGVVSVLILTLVIFADVKMRLRSS; encoded by the coding sequence GTGTTGCGTTCAGGGTGGCGACAAGCACTGCAAATTGCGGCAACCTACATAGGCACCATCGTTGGCGCTGGTTTTGCCTCAGGCCAGGAAGTGTGGCAATTTTTCACGCGCTATCAAACAGGGTCAATGCTCGCCATCGGTTTTGCAGCTTTCCTTTTTTTTGTGTTAGGCACTTACATTATGAATCTTGGACAGCGTCTGGACGCCCCATCTCTTGGCGCACTTCTTCTCAAGCTGTTGCCAACAAAAGTTGCCGAAAGTCTGCAAGGTGCACTGCTTGCACTGCTTTTTGCGCTGACAGTCGCGATGTTAGCAGGAGGCGGTGCGCTTTTGTACGAACAGTTTGGCGTGAATCCTTGGATTGGCTCGCTTGCGACGGCAGTGATTGCCCTGATTACACTGCTTTTTGGCATGAATGGCATCCTGTCTGCCAATTCATTGATCGTGCCAGCCATGTTTTTGCTTGTCATGATTGTCACGAGTCACAGTATGATGAACCCGCCAAGTGCTACAATGTCTTTTCCGCAAACACCCGATGACCACTGGCATAGACTTTCCCTCTTTTTGTCTGCGCTCACGTATACGGGATTCAATCTCGGCCTTGCCATGCCTGTGCTGATTCCACTTGGGCGCGTCACGAAGAAAAAAAATACGCTGCGCGCAGGCGCTTTTTTAGGTGCTCTCGGCCTGTTTACAATGCTTGCCGTCATGAATGGCGCACTCGCGCAAAACGCAGGTCTTATGTCGCGTGAGATTCCGCTGTTAGAACTGGCGCGCGGCTTGGGGCGCTATATCGTCTTTCCTTTCGCACTCGCGCTGTGGGCTGAGATCTATTCGACGCTCATCGCAAACCTGTTCGGGTTGACACACGAAATAAGGCGTATCACCGGCATGCGCGAGCAAACAATTCTAATCATCTTGCTGGCGCTTGCGCTGCTTTTTTCGCAGATTGGCTTTGGGCAAATTGTGCGCATTGGCTACCCCCTGTTCGGCGTGGTCAGCGTGCTTATTCTCACACTGGTTATTTTTGCGGATGTAAAAATGCGCCTCCGCTCTTCTTGA
- a CDS encoding YitT family protein, translated as MKRLIPYGLIVVGSFIYSVGLNAFISANQLAEGGFVGISLVLFYKLHILTGLSYFVFNIPVLYLGWRFFGREFIAKTFVGVVAVSLFTVFTVGFAQHVGDRLLAALYGGVICGAGLGLIFRSGGTTGGVDILARIARHYFGFSMGRLLFSSDVVVIAIVALILGKEIAMYSLVALFVSSRVIDYVIEGVSSSHAAMVISEKNAEIADRIHRDLGRGTTFLRGRGGYTGSDKDVLYCVVSRDEIVRLQKAVALEDEDAFVVVHEVHDVLGEGFSR; from the coding sequence GTGAAGCGGTTGATTCCGTATGGTCTTATCGTTGTTGGAAGTTTTATTTATAGTGTAGGGCTCAACGCTTTTATTTCGGCAAACCAATTGGCCGAAGGCGGTTTTGTCGGGATCTCCCTGGTGCTTTTCTATAAATTGCACATTTTAACGGGTCTATCCTATTTTGTGTTTAACATCCCCGTCTTGTATCTTGGTTGGCGTTTTTTTGGGCGGGAATTCATTGCCAAAACGTTTGTCGGAGTCGTTGCCGTCTCGCTCTTTACTGTTTTTACAGTCGGATTCGCGCAGCATGTCGGCGATCGCCTGCTCGCGGCGCTCTATGGCGGTGTCATCTGCGGTGCGGGGCTTGGTTTGATTTTTCGAAGTGGCGGGACGACGGGCGGTGTTGATATACTGGCGCGCATTGCGCGGCATTACTTTGGCTTTTCCATGGGCCGTCTCCTCTTTTCATCCGATGTGGTCGTCATCGCCATCGTCGCGCTCATTCTTGGCAAAGAGATTGCCATGTATTCACTCGTGGCGCTGTTTGTTTCAAGCCGAGTGATCGACTATGTGATTGAAGGTGTGTCTTCTTCTCACGCCGCGATGGTGATCAGTGAGAAGAATGCAGAGATCGCAGATCGCATTCACCGCGATCTCGGACGCGGAACGACCTTCCTGCGGGGGCGCGGCGGATACACAGGAAGCGATAAAGATGTCTTGTACTGTGTGGTAAGCCGTGACGAAATTGTCCGACTGCAAAAGGCGGTGGCACTTGAGGATGAGGACGCGTTTGTGGTCGTTCACGAGGTTCACGATGTGCTCGGTGAAGGATTCTCGCGCTGA
- a CDS encoding DUF1405 domain-containing protein, producing the protein MNRLATFLLRRDVLFFVLAFNIVGILFGFTWYRGQLARTSTLFWPFVPDSPVSAFFFAVALTLWLAQKNASRHAIYRLFGALSATWLVKYGLWCDIVLLTQFSHTLWLPLEAWLLIISHTGMIAEAFLYTLFAPLLTFEKGELFVAGATLFVNDYVDYVYGVFPYLPDHNMLPFVTVATPLMTLATVSLFYRLTPQCKRRQRENPSPSTS; encoded by the coding sequence TTGAACCGTTTGGCGACTTTTTTATTGCGGCGCGATGTGCTTTTTTTTGTCTTGGCGTTTAACATCGTCGGAATCCTTTTTGGATTTACATGGTATCGCGGACAACTCGCGAGAACATCGACACTTTTTTGGCCCTTTGTGCCGGACAGCCCTGTCTCTGCATTTTTTTTTGCGGTTGCACTCACGCTTTGGCTCGCTCAAAAAAACGCTTCCCGTCACGCGATCTATCGTTTGTTTGGCGCGCTTTCTGCCACGTGGCTCGTAAAATACGGGTTGTGGTGCGACATCGTCTTGCTGACTCAGTTTTCCCACACACTGTGGCTTCCTTTAGAAGCGTGGCTGCTTATTATCAGCCATACAGGCATGATAGCGGAAGCTTTTTTATACACGCTATTCGCACCGCTCCTGACGTTTGAAAAAGGGGAACTGTTCGTAGCGGGGGCAACGCTATTTGTGAATGACTATGTTGACTATGTGTACGGCGTTTTTCCCTATTTGCCGGATCACAACATGCTGCCTTTTGTCACGGTGGCGACACCGCTCATGACACTTGCAACAGTAAGCCTGTTTTATCGGCTCACTCCTCAATGCAAGAGGCGTCAGCGCGAGAATCCTTCACCGAGCACATCGTGA
- a CDS encoding YpiB family protein, whose amino-acid sequence MITAADKKQFIQWFLENYELKNPESEWLLQYLCSSEQLLARVHFTDQFRNSPKALLMSTTCVQMTAFKFYKNKRVTSDVEKAFLDVHNHPEEDVYVTLYFRDRASSARYKAVVEAQAETRYTASTLEVLSSLIAELWLDRIAREYRESVLRKRIDDALLAKDEQEFYKSAAELRTLLQQSEF is encoded by the coding sequence ATGATTACTGCCGCAGACAAAAAGCAATTCATTCAATGGTTTTTGGAGAATTATGAACTCAAAAATCCTGAATCTGAATGGCTTTTACAATACCTCTGCTCAAGCGAACAACTGCTCGCCAGGGTGCACTTCACAGACCAATTTCGCAACAGTCCAAAGGCCTTGCTCATGTCAACGACCTGTGTGCAAATGACCGCCTTCAAATTTTACAAAAATAAGCGCGTGACGTCTGATGTGGAAAAGGCGTTTCTCGATGTGCACAATCACCCGGAAGAAGATGTGTACGTTACACTTTATTTCCGGGATCGCGCAAGCAGTGCACGCTACAAGGCTGTCGTTGAAGCGCAAGCCGAGACGCGTTACACGGCGTCGACCCTTGAAGTGTTAAGCAGCCTGATCGCTGAACTATGGCTTGACCGCATTGCGCGGGAATATCGCGAGTCTGTCTTGCGCAAGCGCATTGATGACGCGCTTTTGGCAAAAGATGAACAAGAATTTTATAAGAGTGCGGCAGAACTGCGCACACTTTTACAACAAAGCGAATTTTGA
- a CDS encoding helicase-associated domain-containing protein translates to MRLLECLNDSDVSHLRKIALRHTLDCPLYSKNSLLQEITARFFEPSYWKQRQDHLSDEMIAAIQALALDRRDHLAPEEVLAIIKRTGLDRETSLHTVTQLEDEGLLFRRRHQKDDGYHCPQEVWDRIYKLTSEQLMSAIQVYSRDPEGYRDDGLSMARDAYALLGFVRTHEIRLTRSGTIFKRHQQQIISLFQVPEPLLDANVGWRFGYGRRFSDYPDRFALLYDHLYSRGCLAEQEDDQLTVNEEPARAYMSLREEERAEKLVRDYLHLYCAAIPNLRMIAKRIVELTSAKWVYAASLRMALLPFVTSYYYESPEVVLEKRIFAMFEYLGLLQAATSPAGDLLYKATERSCGWLNAKAMDEPSEMEERKPTLFVQGTFDVIVSEESEALLGWDLLQMADRVSQDRMSVYRISRDSIYRACQNGLTADSILQFFYEHSPHPIPDNVRTMIEQWGQAYGKIKVSHATLITCRDEASAHVVKQLPLKEVAAGTWISPLVLAIEDAGRAPIEKTLRRLGYLIQTDS, encoded by the coding sequence ATGCGTCTGCTTGAATGTCTGAATGACAGCGATGTCAGCCATTTGCGGAAAATCGCGTTGCGCCACACGCTTGATTGTCCTCTCTATTCCAAGAATTCCCTCTTACAGGAGATTACTGCCCGATTTTTTGAACCGTCCTATTGGAAGCAGCGACAAGATCATCTTTCGGACGAGATGATCGCGGCAATTCAAGCGCTCGCACTGGATCGCCGCGATCACTTGGCGCCAGAAGAAGTGCTGGCCATCATCAAACGTACTGGACTCGATCGCGAGACGTCTTTGCACACTGTAACGCAATTGGAAGACGAAGGTCTGCTCTTTCGGCGCCGACATCAAAAAGATGACGGTTATCACTGTCCGCAGGAAGTTTGGGATCGCATCTACAAATTGACCTCAGAGCAACTGATGAGTGCAATCCAAGTCTACAGTCGGGACCCAGAAGGCTATCGGGACGACGGGCTTAGCATGGCGAGAGACGCTTATGCGCTGCTTGGTTTTGTTCGCACCCATGAGATCAGGCTCACACGCAGCGGCACCATCTTCAAGCGGCACCAACAACAGATCATCAGCCTGTTTCAAGTGCCAGAACCACTCCTTGATGCGAATGTCGGATGGCGCTTTGGCTATGGTCGAAGATTCTCTGACTATCCAGATCGCTTTGCGCTCCTCTATGATCATCTCTACAGTCGGGGCTGTCTTGCCGAGCAAGAAGACGATCAGTTGACTGTGAATGAAGAGCCCGCTCGCGCATACATGTCACTGCGCGAAGAGGAGCGCGCCGAAAAGCTTGTACGCGACTATCTCCACCTCTACTGCGCCGCGATTCCTAATCTTCGTATGATCGCAAAGCGAATTGTGGAACTGACAAGTGCGAAGTGGGTCTATGCCGCCTCACTGCGCATGGCACTGCTTCCTTTTGTCACGTCGTATTACTACGAATCGCCAGAAGTCGTGCTAGAAAAACGGATATTCGCGATGTTTGAGTATCTTGGCCTGCTGCAAGCGGCGACATCTCCTGCAGGCGATCTGCTTTACAAAGCAACCGAGCGGAGTTGCGGATGGCTCAATGCGAAAGCCATGGATGAACCGTCAGAAATGGAAGAGAGAAAACCAACACTGTTTGTGCAAGGAACGTTTGACGTCATTGTTTCTGAAGAAAGCGAAGCGCTGCTTGGCTGGGATTTGCTGCAAATGGCGGACCGTGTGTCACAGGATCGGATGAGCGTTTATCGAATCTCGCGGGACAGCATTTATCGCGCCTGTCAAAATGGATTGACGGCAGACTCTATTCTGCAATTTTTTTACGAGCACAGCCCTCACCCAATACCTGACAATGTGCGCACCATGATTGAACAGTGGGGTCAGGCCTATGGAAAAATTAAAGTGTCACACGCTACGCTGATCACATGTCGAGATGAGGCGAGCGCTCACGTTGTCAAACAACTACCTTTAAAGGAGGTTGCCGCTGGAACCTGGATCAGTCCACTGGTTCTCGCCATTGAAGATGCTGGACGTGCGCCGATTGAAAAGACGCTTCGACGGCTTGGTTATCTCATTCAAACCGATAGCTAA
- a CDS encoding prephenate dehydrogenase: protein MASHFSRMCLIGCGLIGGSLSLALQKAGAVSRVIGYDKSPEALREARARGVIHETAEHLEDGVRFADLIVLAAPSPVVIDLLVEVKKHIYLAAPDVLITDVCSTKKLVQDRAKQCDLHEHFLGGHPMAGSEKSGVQAADALLLENAVYVLTPEKDQDEKARRFAEVLAHAGSRVRFMDAKEHDRVVAAISHVPHLIASTLVSQVRDLANQSAAYTELAAGGFRDITRIASADPALWSDITLENQAEILPLLDDWIRRINTLKTILSSREQTHLHQFFDDARVFRDALPARSTGAIRAVFAVTVSVPDEPGIIGRIAMLLGEHHISIRNIGILESREEDLGQLLLQFDTIQFHDEAIYVLQGEGYQIIDRV from the coding sequence TTGGCTTCGCATTTTTCTCGCATGTGTCTGATTGGGTGCGGATTGATCGGCGGTTCGCTGAGCCTTGCCCTACAAAAAGCAGGCGCCGTCTCGCGTGTCATCGGCTATGACAAAAGTCCGGAGGCGCTGCGCGAGGCGCGTGCGCGCGGTGTCATTCACGAGACTGCCGAACACCTGGAAGATGGTGTACGCTTTGCCGATCTCATCGTTCTGGCGGCGCCATCTCCCGTTGTGATTGATTTGCTCGTTGAGGTAAAAAAGCACATTTACCTCGCCGCACCGGATGTCTTGATTACGGATGTGTGCAGTACTAAAAAGCTGGTGCAAGACCGCGCAAAACAGTGTGATCTTCACGAGCACTTTCTCGGCGGGCACCCGATGGCTGGGTCGGAAAAATCCGGCGTGCAAGCGGCAGACGCGCTGTTGCTAGAAAACGCAGTTTACGTGCTCACGCCAGAAAAGGATCAGGATGAGAAAGCGCGTAGATTTGCCGAAGTCTTAGCGCATGCAGGAAGTCGCGTGCGCTTTATGGATGCAAAAGAGCATGACCGCGTCGTCGCGGCAATCAGTCACGTCCCGCACCTCATTGCGTCAACCCTTGTGAGTCAGGTGAGAGACTTGGCCAATCAAAGCGCCGCATACACAGAACTTGCGGCTGGCGGATTTCGCGACATCACGCGCATCGCTTCTGCCGATCCGGCGCTTTGGAGCGACATTACACTTGAAAATCAAGCAGAGATCCTTCCGCTGCTCGACGACTGGATCCGTCGCATCAATACGCTTAAAACAATTTTGTCATCGAGAGAACAAACACACCTGCATCAATTTTTTGACGATGCGCGCGTTTTTCGCGACGCGCTGCCCGCGCGTTCGACGGGTGCAATTCGCGCCGTCTTTGCGGTAACGGTATCTGTTCCTGACGAGCCTGGGATCATCGGGCGCATTGCAATGCTTTTGGGGGAACACCATATAAGCATTCGCAACATTGGCATCCTTGAGAGCAGGGAAGAGGATCTCGGTCAACTCTTGTTGCAATTTGACACGATTCAATTTCATGATGAGGCGATTTACGTATTGCAGGGTGAGGGCTATCAAATCATTGACCGCGTATAG